In Mesoplodon densirostris isolate mMesDen1 chromosome 5, mMesDen1 primary haplotype, whole genome shotgun sequence, a single window of DNA contains:
- the SLITRK3 gene encoding SLIT and NTRK-like protein 3, with protein MMKSSIAELLHRGRMLWIILLSTIALGWTTPIPLIEDSEEIDEPCFDPCYCEVKESLFHIHCDSKGFTNISQIAEFWSRPFKLYLQRNSMRKLYTNSFLHLNNAVSINLGNNALQDIQTGAFNGLKILKRLYLHENKLDIFRNDTFLGLESLEYLQADYNVIKRIESGAFRNLSKLRVLILNDNLIPMLPTNLFKAVSLTHLDLRGNRLKVLFYRGMLDHIGRSLMELQLEENPWNCTCEIVQLKSWLERIPYTALVGDITCETPFHFHGKDLREIRKTELCPLLSDSEVEASLGIPHLSSSKENAWPTKPSSMLSSVHFTASSVEYKSSNKQPKPTKQPRTPRPPSTSQALYPGPNQPPIAPYQTRPPIPIICPTGCTCNLHINDLGLTVNCKERGFHNISELLPRPLNAKKLYLSSNLIQKIYRSDFWNFSSLDLLHLGNNRISYVQDGAFINLPNLKSLFLNGNDIEKLTPGMFRGLQSLHYLYFEFNVIREIQPAAFSLMPNLKLLFLNNNLLRTLPTDAFAGTSLARLNLRKNYFLYLPVAGVLEHLNAIVQIDLNENPWDCTCDLVPFKQWIETISSVSVVGDVLCRSPENLTHRDVRTIELEVLCPEMLHLAPAGASPAQPGDSHLAGGPTSASPYEFSPPGGPVPLSVLILSLLVLFFSAVFIAAGLFAYVLRRRRKKLPFRSKRQESVDLTGIQMQCHRLFEDGGGGGGGSGGGGRPAISSPEKAPPVGHVYEYIPHPVTQMCNNPIYKPREEEEVAVSSVQETGHAERGAPGTQPPGMGEVLLGSEQFAETPKENHSNYRTLLEKEKEWALAVSSSQLNTIVTMNHHHPQPHHPAAGGVSGVAAGTGGDLAGFRRHEKNGGVVLFPPGGGCGGGSTLLDRERPPPAPCTVGFVDCLYGTVPKLKELHVHPPGMQYPDLQQDARLKETLLFSAGKGFTDHQTQKSDYLELRAKLQTKPDYLEVLEKTTYRF; from the coding sequence ATGATGAAATCTTCTATAGCTGAGCTGCTTCACAGAGGGAGGATGTTGTGGATAATTCTTCTAAGCACAATTGCTTTAGGATGGACTACCCCGATTCCCCTGATAGAGGACTCAGAGGAAATAGATGAGCCCTGTTTTGATCCATGCTACTGTGAAGTGAAAGAAAGCCTCTTTCATATACATTGTGACAGCAAAGGATTTACAAATATTAGTCAGATTGCTGAGTTCTGGTCAAGACCTTTTAAACTATATCTGCAGAGGAATTCAATGAGGAAATTGTACACCAACAGTTTTCTTCATTTGAATAATGCTGTGTCCATTAACCTTGGGAACAATGCATTGCAGGACATTCAAACAGGAGCTTTCAATGGTCTTAAGATTTTAAAGAGGCTATATCTGCACGAGAACAAACTAGACATCTTCAGAAATGACACCTTCCTTGGCTTGGAAAGTCTGGAATATCTGCAGGCAGATTACAATGTCATTAAACGTATTGAGAGTGGGGCATTTCGGAACCTAAGTAAACTGAGAGTTCTGATTTTAAATGATAATCTCATCCCCATGCTTCCAACCAATTTATTTAAGGCTGTCTCCTTAACCCACTTGGACCTACGTGGAAACAGGTTAAAAGTTCTTTTTTACCGAGGAATGCTAGATCACATTGGCAGAAGCCTGATGGAGCTCCAGCTGGAAGAAAATCCCTGGAACTGTACGTGTGAAATTGTGCAATTGAAGAGTTGGCTGGAACGCATTCCTTACACTGCCCTGGTGGGAGACATCACCTGCGAGActcctttccatttccatggaaaggACCTGCGAGAAATCAGGAAGACAGAACTCTGTCCCTTGTTGTCTGACTCTGAGGTGGAAGCTAGTTTGGGGATTCCCCACTTGTCATCAAGCAAGGAGAATGCATGGCCAACTAAGCCTTCCTCAATGCTGTCCTCTGTCCATTTTACTGCTTCTTCTGTTGAATACAAGTCCTCAAATAAACAGCCCAAACCCACCAAACAACCTCGAACACCACGGCCACCCTCCACATCCCAAGCTTTATACCCTGGTCCAAACCAACCTCCCATTGCTCCTTACCAAACCAGACCCCCCATTCCCATTATATGCCCGACTGGGTGTACCTGTAATTTGCACATCAATGACCTTGGCTTGACGGTCAACTGCAAAGAGCGAGGATTTCATAACATTTCTGAACTTCTTCCAAGGCCACTGAATGCTAAGAAACTGTATCTGAGTAGCAATCTGATTCAGAAAATATACCGTTCTGATTTTTGGAATTTCTCTTCCTTGGATCTCTTACATCTAGGGAATAATCGTATTTCTTATGTCCAGGATGGGGCTTTCATCAACCTGCCTAACCTAAAGAGCCTCTTTCTTAATGGCAACGATATCGAGAAGCTGACACCAGGCATGTTCCGAGGCCTACAGAGTCTACACTACTTGTATTTTGAGTTCAATGTCATCCGGGAAATCCAGCCTGCGGCCTTCAGCCTCATGCCCAACTTGAAGCTGCTATTCCTCAACAATAACTTGCTGAGAACCCTGCCAACAGACGCCTTTGCAGGCACATCTCTGGCTCGGCTCAACTTGAGGAAGAACTACTTCCTCTACCTTCCTGTGGCTGGTGTCCTAGAACACTTGAACGCCATTGTCCAGATAGACCTCAATGAGAATCCTTGGGACTGTACCTGTGACCTGGTTCCCTTCAAACAGTGGATCGAAACCATCAGCTCAGTCAGTGTGGTGGGTGATGTCCTGTGCAGGAGCCCTGAGAACCTCACCCACCGTGATGTGCGCACTATCGAGCTGGAAGTTCTCTGCCCAGAGATGCTTCACCTTGCACCAGCTGGAGCATCCCCAGCTCAGCCTGGAGATTCTCATCTTGCTGGGGGGCCAACGAGTGCATCACCTTATGAATTCTCTCCCCCTGGGGGTCCTGTGCCACTTTCTGTGTTGATTCTCAGCCTGctggttctgtttttttcagcAGTCTTCATTGCGGCAGGCCTCTTTGCCTATGTCCTCCGACGGCGCCGGAAGAAGCTGCCCTTTAGAAGCAAGCGGCAGGAAAGTGTGGACCTCACTGGCATCCAGATGCAATGCCACCGGCTTTTTGAGgatggtggaggtggtggaggtGGAAGTGGAGGTGGGGGACGACCGGCTATTTCTTCCCCAGAGAAGGCCCCTCCTGTGGGTCATGTATACGAGTACATACCCCACCCTGTTACTCAGATGTGCAATAACCCCATCTACAAGCCtcgtgaggaggaggaggtggccgTTTCATCAGTCCAGGAGACAGGGCATGCAGAACGCGGGGCTCCTGGGACACAACCCCCAGGAATGGGGGAGGTTCTCCTAGGAAGTGAGCAGTTTGCTGAGACACCCAAGGAAAACCACAGCAACTACCGGACAttgctagaaaaagaaaaggagtgggCCTTGGCAGTGTCCAGCTCCCAGCTCAACACCATAGTGACCATGAATCATCATCACCCTCAGCCTCACCACCCAGCCGCTGGTGGGGTGTCAGGGGTAGCTGCGGGAACTGGGGGAGACTTGGCTGGGTTCCGCCGCCATGAGAAGAATGGTGGGGTGGTGCTGTTTCCCCCCGGGGGAGGCTGTGGTGGTGGCAGTACGCTACTAGACCGAGAGAGGCCGCCACCAGCCCCCTGCACAGTGGGGTTTGTGGACTGTCTCTATGGCACAGTGCCCAAATTAAAGGAACTGCACGTCCACCCTCCTGGCATGCAATACCCAGACTTACAGCAGGACGCCAGGCTCAAAGAAACCCTTCTCTTCTCGGCTGGAAAGGGCTTCACAGACCACCAAACCCAAAAAAGTGATTACCTCGAGTTAAGGGCCAAACTTCAAACCAAGCCGGATTACCTCGAAGTCCTGGAGAAGACAACATATAGGttctaa